In Micrococcales bacterium, the following are encoded in one genomic region:
- a CDS encoding S1C family serine protease has translation MIIAIIVVLVLALGGAGAFFLLKGGGKGSDGKGSAAVSSYEDAKEAVVYIRAKGAIRDPEVGDTTVSGSGSGFVISPDGLVVTNNHVVTGAATLEIWVGGDYDKTWNATVLGVSECNDLAVLQLSGASNMAYLDFYKGEIKVGMDIWVAGFPLGDKEYSLTKGIVNKANADGDITGTSSIDHTIEHDATSQPGNSGGPLLNENGQVVGIHYAGWETSAGERLHYAIAADLAVPVVDTLKGGDFESIGVNGFAIDDDESGLVGIWVSGVAPGSPAAKVGILAGDIITTMNGLPVGQNRNFSGYCNVIRTAGQAPISVEVLRFDTSEMLRGEINGDKVLEQTVSFRQEIEDQTGGGGVGGGGADYTYEMVVDDTGVLQVEVPVQWSSRDTAPIQGDTPTPAITASPNINSYDTGWNTPGVTILRIPEIPSSDDVLSAFGSTFASGCTVGEISDYADGMYTGRFQVYSDCGGTDTVGVVLVTSADAGGHGIVLVAQVLTEADVGALQHAFETFMAK, from the coding sequence ATGATCATCGCGATCATCGTGGTGCTGGTCCTGGCCCTTGGTGGGGCCGGTGCCTTCTTCCTGCTAAAAGGTGGGGGCAAAGGCTCCGATGGCAAGGGAAGCGCAGCAGTGTCCTCATACGAGGACGCCAAGGAGGCCGTCGTCTACATCCGAGCAAAGGGCGCCATCCGCGATCCTGAAGTTGGAGATACCACCGTTTCAGGTTCTGGTAGCGGGTTTGTCATCAGCCCCGACGGCCTGGTTGTGACCAACAACCACGTCGTCACTGGTGCCGCGACGCTTGAAATATGGGTTGGAGGCGACTACGACAAGACCTGGAACGCCACGGTTCTCGGGGTGTCTGAATGCAACGACTTGGCTGTACTTCAACTTTCCGGGGCCTCGAACATGGCGTACCTCGACTTCTACAAAGGCGAAATCAAGGTCGGCATGGACATTTGGGTGGCCGGCTTCCCATTGGGTGACAAGGAATACTCGTTGACCAAAGGCATTGTCAACAAAGCCAATGCCGACGGTGACATCACCGGGACTTCGTCGATTGACCACACCATTGAGCACGACGCGACCAGCCAGCCGGGTAACTCCGGAGGTCCTTTGCTCAACGAGAACGGCCAGGTTGTCGGCATCCACTACGCAGGTTGGGAGACCAGCGCGGGTGAACGGCTGCACTATGCCATTGCGGCTGATCTGGCAGTGCCAGTTGTCGACACCCTCAAGGGTGGCGATTTCGAGTCGATTGGCGTCAACGGTTTCGCGATCGATGATGACGAAAGTGGCCTGGTTGGTATCTGGGTTTCTGGTGTAGCACCTGGTTCACCAGCGGCCAAGGTCGGCATTCTGGCTGGCGACATCATCACAACCATGAACGGCTTGCCTGTTGGCCAGAATCGGAATTTCAGTGGCTACTGCAATGTCATCCGCACGGCCGGTCAGGCCCCAATCTCAGTCGAAGTGTTGCGGTTCGACACCTCGGAGATGCTCAGAGGAGAGATCAACGGCGACAAGGTGCTGGAGCAAACCGTTTCCTTCCGCCAGGAGATTGAAGATCAGACCGGTGGCGGTGGCGTTGGTGGCGGTGGCGCCGACTACACCTACGAAATGGTGGTAGACGATACCGGCGTTCTCCAGGTTGAGGTCCCAGTGCAGTGGTCGTCACGCGACACCGCGCCAATCCAGGGTGACACACCGACGCCGGCCATCACTGCATCACCGAATATCAACAGCTATGACACCGGTTGGAACACCCCTGGTGTGACGATCCTCCGGATACCTGAGATCCCCAGTAGCGATGATGTGCTGTCCGCCTTTGGCTCCACATTTGCCTCTGGGTGCACAGTCGGTGAGATTTCCGACTACGCCGATGGGATGTACACCGGTAGATTCCAGGTCTACAGCGACTGTGGCGGGACCGACACAGTCGGTGTGGTTTTGGTTACATCTGCAGACGCCGGCGGCCACGGGATAGTCCTGGTTGCCCAGGTACTGACCGAGGCAGACGTAGGCGCGCTCCAGCATGCGTTTGAAACGTTTATGGCCAAATAG
- a CDS encoding NADP-dependent isocitrate dehydrogenase, whose translation MSGPFIVYTHTDEAPLLATYSFLPIIQAFAGQAGTRVVTRDISLAGRILAHFPEYLPEDKRVPDALAELGEMTQAADTNIIKLPNISASVPQLLAAISELQSQGFAVPNYPEAPASAAEVSVRERYDRVKGSAVNPVLRRGNSDRRPPAAVKAYAKRHPHRMGAWSPDSRTRVATMDTGDFRHNEKSVVMERDDNLSIRLQPAAGGEPVSLKASLPVLAGEVIDGTFMSVAALRAFLAEQIEQASTEGSLFSVHLKSTMMKVSDPIIFGHVVEAYLPEVFTTFADTFADGGISANDGLGTLLAKARDLDQGDAIVDAVARGLAARPPLAMVNSDKGITNLHVPSDVIIDASMAAMIRGGGKMWGPDGLENDTLAVIPDSSYAAVYQAVIEDCIAGGAFDPATLGTVQNVGLMAQAAEEYGSHDKTYLAPCDGVVEVVAADGTVLISHKVERGDIWRACQTKAAVIKDWVHLAVERARISGMPAVFWLDQNRPHDAILIPLVEGHLATENTDGLDLRVMAPVAACAYACQRMRSGLDTIAVTGNVLRDYLTDLFPILEVGTSAKMLSIVPLMAGGGMFETGAGGSAPKHVQQLVAENYLRWDSLGEFFALAASFEHFARVTGNPRAAVLAQTLDQATGRFLEENKSPTRSLGGIDNRGSHFFLAMYWAQELAAQTVDEALAATFAPVAEALVLNEPTIIEDLIAVQGSPAEIGGYYRPDPAQATAVMRPSATFNRIIDSI comes from the coding sequence ATGTCAGGCCCGTTTATTGTTTATACCCACACTGATGAGGCGCCGCTGCTGGCGACCTATTCGTTCCTCCCCATCATCCAGGCGTTTGCTGGCCAAGCCGGCACCCGCGTGGTGACCCGCGACATTTCCTTAGCGGGGCGCATCCTCGCCCACTTCCCGGAGTACCTACCGGAGGACAAGCGCGTGCCTGACGCCTTGGCAGAACTTGGCGAAATGACCCAGGCGGCTGACACAAACATCATCAAGCTCCCCAATATCTCCGCATCCGTGCCGCAACTCCTCGCCGCCATCTCAGAGCTGCAAAGCCAGGGGTTCGCTGTCCCTAACTACCCCGAGGCACCGGCATCGGCGGCAGAAGTATCCGTCCGGGAGCGATACGACCGGGTCAAAGGTTCGGCCGTGAACCCGGTTTTGCGGCGGGGGAATTCTGACCGTCGCCCGCCCGCGGCGGTCAAGGCCTACGCCAAGCGACATCCGCACCGGATGGGAGCGTGGTCGCCGGATTCGCGAACGCGGGTGGCGACGATGGACACGGGCGATTTCAGGCACAACGAGAAATCTGTCGTGATGGAGCGTGATGACAATTTGTCGATCCGCTTGCAGCCGGCGGCGGGCGGCGAGCCAGTCAGCCTAAAGGCCAGCCTGCCCGTTTTGGCCGGTGAGGTCATCGACGGCACCTTCATGTCGGTTGCGGCACTGAGGGCATTCCTAGCTGAGCAAATAGAGCAGGCCTCGACCGAAGGCAGCCTGTTTTCGGTCCACCTCAAATCAACCATGATGAAGGTGTCTGATCCAATCATCTTTGGGCATGTGGTTGAGGCTTATCTGCCGGAGGTGTTTACCACTTTCGCTGACACCTTTGCTGATGGAGGCATCTCAGCCAATGACGGCCTGGGCACCCTCTTGGCGAAGGCCCGCGACCTTGATCAAGGTGACGCCATTGTTGACGCGGTGGCGCGTGGCTTGGCCGCCCGGCCGCCATTGGCCATGGTCAACAGCGACAAAGGCATCACCAACTTGCATGTGCCCTCTGACGTGATTATCGACGCATCGATGGCTGCGATGATCCGTGGGGGCGGAAAAATGTGGGGCCCGGATGGCCTTGAAAACGACACCCTCGCGGTCATCCCGGACTCGTCCTACGCCGCCGTCTACCAGGCGGTGATCGAAGACTGTATTGCTGGTGGTGCTTTCGACCCGGCGACGCTCGGTACCGTCCAGAACGTCGGCCTGATGGCTCAAGCGGCTGAAGAATACGGCTCACACGACAAGACCTATTTGGCGCCGTGTGACGGCGTGGTCGAGGTTGTGGCTGCGGACGGGACGGTGCTGATCTCGCACAAGGTTGAGCGCGGCGATATTTGGCGCGCCTGCCAAACCAAGGCTGCGGTGATCAAAGACTGGGTCCACCTGGCCGTTGAGCGAGCCCGGATCTCTGGCATGCCGGCAGTGTTCTGGCTCGACCAGAACCGCCCTCACGACGCCATCCTCATCCCACTGGTCGAAGGACACCTGGCGACAGAAAACACCGACGGACTGGACCTCCGTGTCATGGCACCTGTGGCGGCCTGCGCCTATGCCTGCCAGCGGATGCGCTCTGGTCTGGACACCATTGCTGTGACCGGCAATGTGTTACGCGATTACCTGACTGACCTATTCCCCATCCTGGAGGTTGGTACTTCAGCCAAGATGCTGTCAATCGTGCCGTTGATGGCCGGGGGCGGGATGTTTGAGACTGGCGCCGGTGGGTCTGCACCCAAGCACGTGCAGCAACTGGTGGCGGAAAACTACCTGCGGTGGGATTCTCTTGGGGAGTTCTTTGCCTTGGCGGCGTCATTCGAGCATTTCGCCCGCGTTACCGGAAACCCGCGGGCGGCAGTCTTGGCCCAGACGCTCGACCAGGCGACAGGCAGATTCCTTGAGGAGAACAAATCCCCTACTCGGAGTCTTGGCGGCATCGACAATCGCGGTTCGCACTTCTTTTTGGCGATGTATTGGGCCCAGGAACTGGCCGCCCAGACAGTCGACGAGGCACTGGCCGCCACCTTTGCGCCGGTAGCGGAGGCTCTCGTTTTGAACGAACCGACTATCATTGAGGACCTTATCGCCGTCCAAGGTTCACCTGCCGAGATAGGCGGCTATTACCGTCCAGATCCTGCCCAGGCCACGGCGGTAATGCGTCCGAGCGCGACCTTCAACCGCATTATCGACTCGATTTAG
- a CDS encoding helix-turn-helix domain-containing protein gives MTPTDHRSVPDGTTGRDAQGGRRTHIIQILRDSREPLSVQEVADKVSIHINTARFHLESLVEAGLADRQTEARSVPGRPKVVYSGTLPNQTHERAMGYRLLSEMLTTAIAKSWPEAGTWLYQVGHEWGRYLTSRPAPFEDINEAEISGRLVDKLDALWFAPEVMDEPGATSLLLHNCPFYDSARRFPDVVCQLHAGMVNGSLEEMGSGQRLNELTPQTEHHRCIGTLGPTPAGPETSVTLHTQTEPD, from the coding sequence TTGACACCAACAGATCACCGGTCAGTCCCTGACGGCACCACCGGCCGGGACGCTCAGGGCGGGCGGCGTACTCACATTATCCAAATACTGCGCGACTCCCGTGAGCCCCTGTCCGTTCAGGAAGTCGCGGACAAGGTCTCCATCCACATCAACACCGCCCGCTTCCACTTAGAGTCGCTGGTGGAGGCTGGTCTAGCTGATCGCCAGACCGAGGCCCGCTCAGTCCCCGGCCGGCCAAAGGTGGTCTATTCGGGTACCCTGCCCAACCAAACTCACGAGCGGGCCATGGGCTACCGACTGTTGTCGGAGATGCTAACCACCGCCATCGCCAAGTCCTGGCCGGAGGCCGGAACCTGGCTCTACCAAGTGGGCCACGAGTGGGGGCGCTACCTGACCTCCCGGCCAGCGCCGTTTGAAGACATCAACGAGGCCGAAATCAGCGGCCGTCTGGTGGACAAACTGGACGCCTTGTGGTTTGCCCCAGAGGTGATGGACGAGCCGGGCGCGACTTCACTTCTGCTGCATAACTGCCCGTTCTACGACTCGGCCCGGCGCTTCCCGGACGTGGTCTGCCAACTGCACGCCGGCATGGTCAACGGCTCGCTGGAAGAAATGGGCTCTGGCCAGCGCCTGAATGAATTGACGCCACAGACTGAGCACCACCGCTGCATCGGCACACTCGGACCGACGCCGGCCGGCCCGGAAACTTCGGTGACCCTGCACACTCAAACAGAGCCCGATTGA
- a CDS encoding MFS transporter: MGAPTPPPARSAGQITHLKGRWIDGWDPEAGDQWEGGGQRIAQRNLGFSIYAEFLGFVVWQLWSIVVVSLDGWKGFAFTDSQQFWLISLPALVGATLRFPYTLMVSKVGGRNWTIVSAALLLLPTTAMSFAIANHPDANGQGGTSYSVMLLVAALAGFGGGNFASSMANITFFFPQRTKGWALGLNAAGGNIGAAVAQFTVPILVTLTAAAVTGGGPKVPNLPIAGWFWIPFIVLAMVLAYFGMNNLTSAKADMAGYRAALKDPHLWLLSFLYIGTFGSFIGLAGAFPKLIADQFPAFKLINLGVVGIGLAFTGPLVGSLARPFGGKLADKVGGAYITVACFTVMIAAAFAAIRVLAGHSPSFWAFLACFLVLFIATGVGNGSMYKMIPTIFAYRGGQQDAAKASAGIATERKTSSALGIISAFGAYGGFLMPQMFSLALRQRADVGPDHVVQGYTLGLWWLIVAYTVFLVCTVAFYVVPFLGRNTRL; the protein is encoded by the coding sequence TTGGGCGCCCCCACCCCACCGCCCGCCCGTAGCGCCGGTCAGATTACCCATCTCAAGGGCCGCTGGATTGACGGTTGGGACCCCGAAGCTGGAGACCAATGGGAGGGTGGCGGCCAGCGAATTGCCCAGCGCAACCTAGGGTTTTCGATCTATGCCGAATTCCTGGGGTTTGTTGTTTGGCAGTTGTGGAGCATCGTGGTGGTCTCTCTGGACGGCTGGAAGGGGTTTGCCTTTACTGACTCTCAGCAGTTTTGGCTGATCTCCCTGCCGGCCCTTGTAGGCGCCACCTTGCGCTTCCCCTACACGCTGATGGTGTCAAAGGTCGGTGGGCGCAACTGGACCATTGTTTCGGCAGCCCTGCTGTTGTTGCCCACTACCGCCATGAGCTTCGCTATCGCCAACCACCCCGATGCCAACGGGCAGGGAGGCACATCCTACTCAGTGATGCTGCTGGTGGCGGCGCTGGCCGGCTTTGGTGGCGGCAACTTCGCCAGCTCCATGGCCAATATCACCTTCTTCTTCCCGCAACGCACCAAGGGCTGGGCCCTTGGGCTAAACGCCGCCGGGGGCAATATTGGTGCTGCTGTGGCGCAGTTCACCGTGCCGATTCTGGTGACGCTGACAGCTGCAGCAGTAACCGGGGGCGGCCCCAAGGTGCCCAACCTGCCCATCGCCGGCTGGTTTTGGATCCCGTTCATTGTCCTGGCAATGGTGTTGGCCTACTTTGGCATGAACAACTTGACAAGCGCCAAGGCCGATATGGCCGGCTACCGCGCCGCCTTGAAAGACCCACACCTGTGGCTGCTCAGTTTCCTCTACATTGGCACCTTCGGCTCTTTTATTGGCCTGGCCGGCGCCTTCCCGAAGCTAATTGCTGACCAATTCCCGGCCTTCAAGCTAATCAACCTTGGCGTGGTTGGTATTGGTCTGGCCTTCACCGGCCCGTTGGTAGGGTCTCTGGCCCGGCCGTTTGGTGGCAAGTTGGCTGACAAGGTGGGCGGCGCCTACATCACGGTGGCCTGTTTCACTGTGATGATTGCTGCCGCCTTTGCTGCGATCAGGGTGTTGGCTGGCCACAGCCCGTCCTTCTGGGCTTTCCTAGCTTGTTTCTTGGTGCTGTTCATTGCCACCGGTGTGGGTAACGGTTCAATGTACAAAATGATCCCGACCATCTTCGCCTACCGCGGCGGCCAACAAGACGCCGCCAAGGCATCGGCCGGAATAGCCACCGAGCGGAAAACCTCCAGTGCCTTGGGGATCATCTCGGCTTTTGGCGCCTACGGCGGGTTTTTGATGCCGCAGATGTTTTCCCTGGCCCTCAGGCAGCGCGCCGATGTGGGCCCCGACCACGTGGTTCAGGGCTACACCTTGGGGCTGTGGTGGCTGATTGTGGCCTACACCGTCTTCCTAGTGTGCACCGTGGCCTTCTATGTGGTGCCGTTCTTGGGGCGCAACACCCGGCTGTGA